From the genome of Spinacia oleracea cultivar Varoflay chromosome 2, BTI_SOV_V1, whole genome shotgun sequence, one region includes:
- the LOC130467579 gene encoding uncharacterized protein, whose translation MLSIFTILDAFLIKSSYIISVKLLWRGEECWTEFLNLLNVAEAAATAASSPHFPLNTTDFIVRRTGILRPAVSEKILDVMHQNAQNCLASCPIQAVDEVAARELIPNLSTPLNRAFFMPKAMNVNPHHYLKALFLASEHLAKRLLSTGFPGKEIALHKKVVTSLSEVGDEYDVVIVCLGARVDMLADLSGMLPLRTCRGIVAHLQLNDPLWLILLTSIERLGSEAILTTILPRVIL comes from the exons ATGTTGTCcatatttactattttggatgCTTTTCTCATTAAGTCATCATATATTATATCAGTGAAGCTTCTATGGAGGGGTGAAGAATGCTGGACTGAGTTTTTGAATCTTCTAAATGTTGCAGAAGCTGCTGCCACGGCAGCTTCTAGTCCTCACTTTCCACTCAACACTACTGATTTCATTGTTCGAAGAAC GGGCATATTGAGACCAGCTGTTAGTGAAAAGATTTTGGATGTCATGCATCAA AATGCTCAAAATTGTCTAGCAAGTTGTCCAATACAGGCCGTTGATGAAGTTGCTGCAAGAGAGCTTATACCAAATTTATCTACGCCTTTGAACAGAGCCTTCTTTATGCCTAAAGCTATGAATGTTAATCCCCACCACTATCTTAAG GCACTTTTTCTTGCAAGTGAACATTTGGCCAAGAGGTTGTTATCAACAGGTTTCCCTGGCAAGGAAATAGCTTTGCACAAGAAAGTTGTCACTTCACTAAGTGAAGTGGGAG ATGAATATGATGTTGTGATAGTTTGTCTTGGGGCTAGAGTTGACATGCTAGCTGACCTGTCTGGAATGCTTCCTTTAAGGACATGCAGAGGCATTGTTGCACACCTGCAGTTGAATGATCCCTTGTG GCTGATACTGTTAACATCTATTGAAAGGTTGGGATCAGAGGCTATACTGACTACGATTTTGCCGAGAGTGATTTTGTGA